A region from the Algoriphagus machipongonensis genome encodes:
- a CDS encoding toll/interleukin-1 receptor domain-containing protein encodes MAFDPKSIFISYAWGGLSEEVANELDQLITEKGLPLVRDKRNLGFKGLIKDFMRKIGTGNSVLLVISDKYLKSPNCMFELLEVQKKGNIHSRVFPIVLGDANIYKPIGIISYLRYWEDQIDELNKALKDLDSFADTQGIRDDIDLYTDIRGAIAQLANIFRDMNTLSLEEMKAKNYSPLLDQLLDRTEDNQTPSPTPSPKTNKYGKVLYHIPDMMQIEAWTRCIVRLAWDEILLKEGLNLPKDSEVIEEIRLGKVMQVNLEEGKGDGNFEIDPLSSTEQFIFEDDYTEWLFDVRAKKEGTFTLVLRVTLLQIIEGFGERKKDIVLERNVKTEAFVPESLPNFEVAQSSLAKGDEKGKIYPTLSDEMDVNEVQKVESLAPNPRKRSPAPPPMPAPSAEPIEREATSPGNTSDPKPKSVLRKLMPYAASIAFVIIAGIFILPNFNNQSSPVSSGDMVSEKPSEMIPPPVIEAPNLPITIENENVLISIKPIGNNSAGQGSFKAKVFLVNPASLDSLYSDSTIVDFIPISDTVRYLKGNTKIYSAAEIKDSIKTKRKPAAAFQAPAQVVIDNN; translated from the coding sequence ATGGCCTTTGATCCAAAATCAATATTTATCTCTTATGCCTGGGGAGGCTTAAGTGAAGAAGTTGCCAATGAACTGGACCAACTGATAACAGAAAAAGGACTACCTCTCGTAAGAGACAAAAGAAACCTTGGTTTTAAAGGCCTCATAAAAGACTTTATGAGGAAAATTGGAACAGGAAATTCTGTCCTTCTTGTCATCAGTGATAAATACCTCAAGTCACCCAATTGCATGTTTGAGCTATTGGAAGTTCAGAAAAAGGGAAACATCCATTCCCGGGTTTTCCCTATTGTATTGGGAGATGCAAACATCTACAAACCCATTGGCATAATTTCCTATTTAAGGTATTGGGAGGATCAAATCGATGAGCTCAATAAGGCACTAAAAGACTTGGATAGCTTTGCCGATACGCAAGGAATAAGAGACGACATTGATCTCTACACTGACATTCGAGGCGCTATCGCACAATTAGCCAATATCTTTCGGGATATGAACACCCTCTCTTTGGAGGAGATGAAAGCTAAAAACTACTCCCCTTTATTAGACCAACTTTTAGATAGAACGGAGGATAATCAAACCCCTAGCCCCACTCCTAGCCCTAAAACAAATAAATACGGCAAAGTACTTTATCATATCCCCGATATGATGCAGATCGAAGCATGGACACGTTGTATTGTACGTTTAGCTTGGGATGAAATTCTATTGAAAGAGGGCCTTAATTTACCAAAAGACTCTGAAGTCATAGAAGAAATACGTCTTGGAAAAGTGATGCAGGTAAATCTAGAAGAAGGAAAAGGGGATGGAAATTTTGAAATCGACCCCCTCTCTTCTACCGAGCAATTTATTTTCGAAGATGATTACACAGAATGGCTTTTTGATGTTCGAGCCAAGAAAGAAGGAACCTTCACTTTGGTATTAAGGGTAACCTTACTTCAAATTATTGAAGGATTTGGAGAAAGGAAAAAAGACATTGTCTTAGAGAGAAATGTCAAAACTGAAGCATTTGTACCTGAATCTCTCCCTAACTTTGAGGTAGCCCAAAGTAGCTTAGCCAAAGGGGATGAAAAAGGCAAAATATATCCTACTCTTTCCGACGAGATGGATGTCAATGAAGTCCAAAAAGTAGAATCTTTAGCGCCAAACCCTAGGAAAAGAAGTCCTGCTCCCCCTCCTATGCCTGCTCCTTCAGCGGAACCTATCGAGAGAGAAGCTACTTCTCCAGGAAATACATCAGACCCTAAACCAAAATCTGTTTTAAGAAAACTGATGCCTTATGCAGCCTCGATCGCTTTTGTGATTATCGCAGGCATATTTATCCTTCCTAATTTCAACAATCAAAGCAGTCCCGTCTCTAGCGGGGATATGGTGTCCGAAAAGCCTTCCGAAATGATTCCTCCCCCAGTAATAGAGGCACCAAATCTCCCAATTACAATAGAAAATGAAAACGTCCTTATTTCTATCAAACCAATTGGCAATAATTCAGCAGGTCAAGGCAGTTTCAAAGCAAAAGTTTTCTTGGTAAATCCTGCATCTTTAGATTCGTTGTACAGTGATTCAACCATTGTAGATTTCATTCCAATTTCTGACACAGTGAGGTACCTCAAGGGAAATACTAAAATCTATTCCGCTGCAGAAATTAAGGACTCTATTAAAACTAAAAGAAAACCTGCTGCAGCATTTCAGGCACCTGCGCAGGTGGTAATTGACAATAATTAA
- a CDS encoding UpxY family transcription antiterminator, which produces MNELKWFVMYTASRSEKKVAKRLRENGKEVYLPIIEEIRQWSDRKKKVEKPLFNGYVFVKTTRNQLWECLQVPGAVKFVHFSGQHATVRDEELETIERIISTGVAVESDGSVIEAGEKVEVIGGALQHMTGEVIEKGNKDYFLIRIPSIYQNMLVSIPRKFLQSLGKVSQ; this is translated from the coding sequence ATGAATGAGTTGAAGTGGTTTGTCATGTATACTGCCTCTCGATCAGAGAAAAAGGTAGCAAAGAGATTAAGAGAAAATGGCAAGGAAGTTTATTTGCCAATTATTGAAGAAATCAGACAATGGTCAGACCGGAAGAAGAAGGTAGAAAAACCACTTTTTAATGGATATGTTTTTGTGAAAACAACCCGCAACCAATTATGGGAATGCCTTCAAGTGCCCGGGGCGGTGAAGTTTGTTCATTTCTCCGGACAGCATGCAACAGTACGAGATGAGGAGCTTGAGACCATTGAAAGGATCATTTCTACCGGTGTAGCGGTGGAGTCAGATGGAAGTGTCATCGAGGCTGGAGAAAAGGTAGAAGTGATTGGCGGCGCTCTCCAACATATGACTGGGGAGGTAATAGAGAAAGGAAATAAAGACTATTTCTTAATTCGAATTCCTAGTATCTATCAAAATATGCTCGTAAGCATCCCTAGAAAATTCTTGCAGTCTCTGGGTAAGGTTAGCCAATAG
- a CDS encoding efflux RND transporter permease subunit, with protein MAENQKPQKTREFGLSSLSVDNSTSVVILTLIITVLGLSAYRNMPKESFPEIVIPTVYVGTPYPGNSPVDMENLITRPIEKELKSLNDIKDINSTSVQDFSSIVIEFNPGVEISKAIQDVKDAVDKSKSELPTDLDQDPNVLEVNTSDFPIMNVNISGNYSEAELKKFGEYLEDEIEKLPEISKADLAGTVEREIQINADPYKMESVGVSFNDIAQAVQTENVTISGGNIRTGDYQRTLRVDGEFDDPMDLQNVIVKTDNQKIVYLRDVAEVKDTYKERTSYARSKNLPVVTINVVKRSGENLLYAADKIKEIIETTKANRFPPDLEITITNDQSKQTRLQVSDLENSIIFGVILVVLVLMFFLGFRNALFVGIAIPLSMFISFLVLNAFGITLNLMVLFSLILALGMLVDNGIVVVENIYRLMSEGKDAVQAAKEGVGEVAWPIITSTATTLAAFLPLAFWKDIVGEFMKFLPITLIIVLSSSLFVALVINPVLTALYMKVEDVTKDKPKQKSIIVAGVLLVLSTIFYLLGVTAIGTLLLVGCFLTLFNVFLLRKAIRWFQTVLLVKLENFYESMLEFALNGKKPYLFLGGTVLLLFFSLVLLGIRAPKVLFFPDNQPQLINVFIEFPIGTDIEATNEFVDGMEDELMVALDDYTDILESVISQVGEGTGDPLEGPSNQPTPHKAKITIGFVDYIDRQGINTNDAMEAIRELVEKYPGVLITVDKQRNGPPTGKAVNIEFVGEDYDQLIAYVNKTREYLTNLNIPGIEELKSDLSLGSPEVILNIDREKARRFGLSTSEIANDLRTALFGLEVSKYKEGEDDYPIQLRLKEGFRYDINTLVNKKIGFRDKFGTKREVPISAVAQIKYGSTYGSVKRKDLDKAITVYSNVLDGYNPTEVNAQIQAALQNYSVPDGISMKYTGEQEEQQKSMDFLLGALGIAVSLIFLIIVAQFNSVTTPFIIMASVVLSTIGVFLGLVIFNMDFVVIMTGIGIISLAGVVVNNAIVLIDYTNLVRERKREELGMGPKDHLPFNLMISSIVESGKTRLRPVLLTAITTVLGLIPLAIGMNINFGTLLSDFDPQFYVGGDNAAFWGPMAWTVIFGLTFATFLTLVIVPVMYLLADKLNMRLKRIKA; from the coding sequence ATGGCAGAAAATCAAAAACCACAAAAAACTCGTGAATTTGGATTGTCTAGCCTGAGTGTGGACAATTCCACTTCGGTGGTCATTCTTACATTAATTATTACTGTTCTGGGGCTAAGTGCATATAGAAATATGCCGAAGGAAAGTTTCCCGGAAATTGTAATTCCTACGGTTTATGTAGGAACTCCTTACCCTGGAAACTCTCCAGTGGATATGGAGAATCTGATTACCCGTCCGATAGAGAAGGAGTTGAAATCACTGAATGATATCAAGGATATTAATTCTACCTCTGTTCAGGATTTCTCATCGATTGTGATTGAGTTTAATCCTGGAGTGGAGATTTCCAAAGCTATTCAGGATGTAAAAGATGCCGTGGATAAATCCAAAAGTGAACTTCCAACAGACCTGGATCAAGATCCCAATGTCCTGGAAGTGAATACTTCTGATTTCCCAATCATGAACGTGAATATTTCTGGAAATTACTCGGAAGCCGAACTGAAGAAGTTTGGAGAGTATCTGGAAGATGAGATTGAGAAATTACCGGAAATCTCCAAAGCTGATTTAGCAGGAACTGTGGAGCGCGAGATTCAGATCAATGCAGACCCTTACAAGATGGAGTCTGTGGGAGTAAGTTTTAATGATATTGCGCAAGCAGTGCAAACGGAAAACGTCACCATTTCCGGAGGAAATATCCGTACGGGTGATTATCAGCGTACCCTTCGTGTAGATGGGGAGTTTGATGATCCTATGGACTTGCAAAATGTGATTGTCAAGACAGATAATCAAAAGATTGTATACCTACGGGATGTTGCTGAAGTCAAAGACACTTATAAGGAAAGAACAAGTTATGCCCGAAGCAAAAACCTTCCGGTAGTTACCATCAACGTGGTGAAACGAAGTGGAGAGAATTTGCTTTACGCTGCGGATAAGATCAAAGAGATTATTGAGACTACAAAGGCCAATAGATTTCCTCCAGATTTGGAAATAACTATAACCAATGATCAGTCTAAGCAAACCAGACTTCAAGTATCTGACCTTGAAAACTCCATTATTTTCGGAGTTATTCTGGTGGTTTTGGTACTGATGTTTTTCCTTGGTTTTAGGAATGCATTGTTTGTAGGGATTGCGATTCCACTTTCCATGTTTATTTCTTTCTTGGTGCTAAATGCATTTGGGATCACCTTAAACTTAATGGTGCTATTCTCTTTGATTTTGGCTCTGGGAATGCTGGTGGATAATGGAATCGTGGTAGTAGAAAACATCTATCGATTGATGTCTGAAGGGAAAGATGCTGTGCAGGCAGCAAAAGAGGGTGTTGGAGAAGTGGCATGGCCAATCATTACATCCACCGCCACCACACTTGCAGCATTCTTACCATTGGCATTTTGGAAAGACATCGTGGGCGAATTCATGAAGTTCCTTCCAATCACTTTGATTATTGTACTTTCCTCTTCCTTGTTTGTGGCCTTGGTGATTAACCCGGTGTTGACAGCACTTTATATGAAAGTAGAGGATGTGACAAAGGATAAACCAAAGCAGAAATCGATCATTGTGGCTGGAGTATTATTAGTTCTTTCTACGATCTTTTATTTGTTAGGTGTCACTGCGATAGGGACATTATTATTGGTAGGATGTTTTCTTACGTTATTTAATGTCTTTTTACTTCGTAAAGCCATTCGTTGGTTCCAGACAGTACTCTTGGTGAAGCTTGAGAACTTTTATGAATCCATGTTGGAGTTCGCCCTCAATGGAAAGAAACCCTACCTATTCCTAGGAGGAACAGTTCTATTGTTATTTTTCTCATTGGTACTATTAGGAATTAGAGCTCCGAAAGTGCTATTCTTTCCAGACAATCAGCCTCAGTTGATCAATGTCTTTATTGAGTTCCCTATTGGAACTGACATCGAGGCGACAAATGAGTTTGTGGACGGAATGGAAGATGAGTTGATGGTGGCACTGGATGATTATACCGATATTTTGGAGTCTGTGATTAGCCAGGTAGGTGAAGGAACTGGAGATCCTTTGGAAGGTCCAAGTAACCAACCTACACCTCATAAGGCGAAAATTACCATTGGTTTTGTGGATTATATTGATCGTCAAGGAATCAACACCAATGATGCCATGGAGGCAATTCGTGAATTGGTTGAAAAATATCCAGGGGTATTGATCACCGTCGATAAGCAACGAAATGGTCCGCCAACAGGTAAGGCAGTCAACATTGAGTTTGTAGGAGAAGATTACGATCAGTTGATCGCTTATGTAAATAAAACGAGGGAGTATTTGACTAACCTTAATATTCCTGGTATTGAAGAATTGAAGTCTGATTTATCTCTTGGTAGCCCAGAAGTGATTTTGAATATCGATCGTGAAAAAGCCAGAAGATTTGGGCTTTCTACTTCTGAAATTGCCAATGACTTAAGAACGGCATTATTTGGTCTGGAAGTATCTAAATACAAAGAAGGAGAGGATGATTATCCAATCCAGCTTAGGTTGAAGGAAGGTTTCAGGTATGATATCAATACTTTGGTCAATAAGAAAATCGGGTTTAGAGATAAGTTTGGAACTAAGCGTGAAGTGCCGATTTCAGCGGTAGCTCAGATTAAATACGGTTCTACTTATGGATCTGTAAAAAGAAAAGATCTGGATAAAGCGATAACTGTTTACTCCAATGTTTTGGATGGCTATAACCCTACTGAAGTCAATGCGCAAATTCAGGCGGCCCTTCAGAATTACAGTGTTCCAGATGGAATCTCTATGAAATATACGGGTGAGCAAGAGGAGCAACAGAAATCAATGGACTTCTTGCTGGGAGCATTGGGAATCGCTGTTTCTTTGATTTTCCTGATCATCGTAGCACAGTTTAATTCTGTGACTACACCATTTATCATCATGGCATCAGTCGTATTAAGTACCATTGGGGTGTTCTTAGGATTGGTGATTTTCAATATGGACTTCGTTGTGATTATGACGGGTATCGGTATTATTTCCCTGGCTGGTGTCGTGGTAAATAATGCCATTGTATTGATTGACTATACCAATTTGGTGAGAGAGCGTAAGCGAGAAGAGTTGGGGATGGGTCCAAAAGATCATTTACCATTTAATCTGATGATCTCTAGTATTGTAGAGTCAGGAAAAACCAGGTTAAGACCGGTATTGCTGACAGCAATCACTACAGTCTTAGGATTAATTCCACTTGCGATTGGTATGAATATTAATTTCGGTACGCTTTTGAGTGATTTTGATCCACAGTTTTATGTAGGAGGGGATAACGCAGCATTTTGGGGTCCAATGGCCTGGACAGTTATTTTCGGGTTAACCTTTGCGACCTTCCTCACGTTAGTAATTGTACCAGTCATGTATCTCTTGGCCGATAAGTTAAATATGCGCCTAAAGAGAATTAAAGCATGA
- a CDS encoding efflux RND transporter periplasmic adaptor subunit produces MKLSHRFLPLLGLAFLVFSCEPKDEVEEKKAELEELKAESNKLTTSIAELEEELMKLDPDFAKQNQKSILITTIPAKKGEFDHYVEVTGSVLSKKNVMISAETSGRILEVPVLEGMRVNKGTVLARIDAEIIERNIDELENSLELATTLFEKQERLWNQQIGTEVQYLEAKNRKEGLERNLASARTNLDKAIIRAPFSGTIETVEVRLGELVQPGMGMFQFIGESDLFIEADISESYIGVLSKGDSVDVNFPSINKDIQTKVSSVGAIINPNNRTFKVEVLLPNMSMVKPNMISVLKILDYQSADAVIVPSYLILSDNRGDYVFTVESGKAVKKYVERGKTFDKETEILEGLTGTEMLVDKGFREVGDNFNVNIAQQ; encoded by the coding sequence ATGAAATTATCACATAGATTTTTACCCCTATTAGGCTTAGCTTTTCTGGTCTTTTCTTGTGAGCCAAAGGATGAGGTGGAGGAAAAGAAGGCTGAATTGGAGGAGCTCAAAGCTGAATCAAATAAACTGACGACTTCCATCGCTGAGTTGGAAGAAGAGTTGATGAAATTGGATCCTGATTTTGCTAAGCAAAATCAAAAGTCTATTCTGATCACTACCATTCCTGCAAAAAAGGGAGAATTTGATCATTATGTAGAGGTGACTGGATCAGTGCTTTCTAAGAAGAATGTCATGATCAGTGCGGAGACCTCAGGAAGAATTCTTGAAGTTCCAGTTTTAGAAGGGATGAGAGTGAATAAAGGGACAGTTTTGGCAAGAATTGATGCCGAAATTATCGAGCGTAACATCGACGAATTAGAGAATTCATTAGAACTCGCTACGACTTTATTCGAAAAGCAGGAGAGGCTTTGGAATCAGCAAATTGGTACTGAGGTTCAGTACTTGGAAGCTAAAAACAGAAAAGAAGGACTGGAAAGAAACTTGGCTTCAGCTCGTACCAATCTGGATAAAGCAATAATTAGAGCACCATTCTCAGGTACGATTGAAACGGTTGAAGTGAGATTGGGTGAATTGGTTCAGCCTGGAATGGGCATGTTCCAATTTATCGGAGAGAGTGACTTATTTATCGAAGCAGATATTTCTGAAAGCTATATAGGAGTCCTTTCCAAAGGGGATTCAGTAGATGTGAACTTCCCATCAATCAATAAGGATATTCAAACAAAAGTTTCTTCAGTAGGTGCGATCATCAATCCAAATAACAGGACTTTCAAAGTGGAGGTTCTCCTTCCTAACATGTCCATGGTGAAGCCTAACATGATTTCAGTATTAAAGATTTTGGATTACCAAAGTGCTGATGCGGTTATTGTTCCGAGTTACTTAATTCTTAGCGACAACCGTGGAGATTATGTGTTTACAGTAGAAAGTGGAAAAGCTGTGAAGAAATATGTGGAAAGAGGAAAAACCTTTGATAAGGAAACTGAGATTTTAGAGGGACTTACAGGTACCGAGATGTTGGTGGACAAGGGATTCCGTGAAGTTGGAGATAATTTCAATGTGAACATAGCACAGCAATAA
- a CDS encoding TolC family protein: protein MFKKKIYLAVLLVLSFLKIEAFAQEAPPLEVLQLNLKETLEFALENNPDSKNAKLEVMVSQTTIKEETAAGLPQINGNVGINYNPLVQVVFLPNEPPFGDPSIPSDVIPARFGVSYSGNAGVTLSQMIFDGSFFVGLRAAKTYKALTEYDKIKVENDVIENVKKAYYGVLVNAERIKLSQSNLSRIDSLLEETKAMNEAGFTEKIEVSRIQVQRNNTFSQLKQSMTAYDISKQLLKIQLGLPKNYDVVITETLAELNPEEDLAALQAMEVEHRVEMDQLNTNMELTQLDLRYNTSQYMPTLDFNASYTRSGAGDSFNTLFQSRNWFSSSMLGVTMNIPIFDGLSKSARIQRNRLQLQQLENQRFYLDQNIALEVYQAKQNLANDLEVLAVQKESMELAKEVYDISKIKYNEGVGSNLEVVEADAALIESEINYLGALYDGLISKVDLEKALGILKDGLGQ from the coding sequence ATGTTTAAAAAGAAGATTTATTTAGCTGTCCTGCTCGTCTTGAGTTTTCTTAAGATTGAGGCATTTGCACAGGAAGCACCACCTTTAGAAGTTCTCCAGCTGAATTTAAAGGAGACCTTGGAATTTGCTTTAGAAAATAACCCAGACTCCAAGAATGCCAAGTTAGAAGTGATGGTGTCGCAAACGACCATTAAGGAAGAAACGGCTGCTGGTCTACCACAGATTAATGGAAATGTTGGGATTAATTATAATCCATTGGTTCAGGTAGTGTTTTTACCAAACGAACCTCCATTTGGAGATCCGAGTATTCCTTCCGATGTGATTCCGGCCAGGTTTGGTGTAAGTTACTCTGGGAATGCAGGGGTTACTTTATCACAAATGATTTTTGATGGATCATTCTTCGTGGGACTGAGAGCAGCCAAAACCTATAAGGCTTTGACGGAATATGATAAAATCAAAGTGGAAAATGATGTTATCGAAAATGTCAAAAAGGCCTATTATGGGGTTTTGGTGAATGCGGAGAGAATCAAACTTTCTCAATCCAACTTGAGTAGAATCGACTCCTTATTGGAGGAAACCAAAGCGATGAACGAAGCTGGATTTACAGAAAAAATCGAGGTTTCCAGAATTCAGGTGCAGCGGAATAATACCTTTTCTCAACTAAAGCAAAGCATGACTGCTTACGATATTTCTAAGCAATTGCTAAAAATTCAACTGGGACTACCTAAGAATTATGACGTTGTGATAACAGAAACTTTGGCAGAGCTAAACCCAGAGGAAGATTTAGCGGCTCTTCAGGCAATGGAAGTTGAGCATAGAGTGGAAATGGATCAATTAAACACCAACATGGAATTAACCCAGTTGGATCTAAGATATAATACCTCCCAATACATGCCGACCTTAGATTTTAATGCAAGTTATACGAGATCTGGAGCAGGCGATTCATTCAATACTTTGTTTCAATCTAGGAATTGGTTTAGTTCCTCCATGCTCGGAGTAACGATGAACATTCCAATTTTTGATGGCCTATCTAAGAGCGCAAGAATTCAAAGAAACAGACTACAGTTACAGCAGCTGGAAAACCAGCGATTCTATTTGGATCAAAACATAGCATTGGAAGTGTATCAGGCTAAGCAAAACCTAGCCAATGACCTGGAGGTTTTGGCAGTGCAGAAAGAAAGTATGGAACTGGCCAAAGAGGTATATGATATCTCTAAAATTAAGTACAATGAAGGAGTCGGATCCAACTTGGAAGTTGTGGAGGCTGATGCAGCTTTGATTGAGTCTGAGATTAATTATTTGGGAGCCCTTTACGATGGTTTGATTTCGAAAGTAGATTTGGAGAAGGCATTGGGCATATTAAAAGATGGATTAGGTCAATAA
- a CDS encoding TetR/AcrR family transcriptional regulator, protein MREKILDVAIEQFSRYGVRTVTMENIARLSGVSKKTIYQEFKDKRELVKKAFGMILSQDQEKLTGILSEDDGVIEHLICTSKTIRERLENMNPMAVLEVQRYFPDAWEMFECFRDEIIVTDIVKVLERGKKLGYFREEINSEILAKMRVNQISAAFDPTYFNTSSHSLLDLQVEMMNHFLHGIFTEKGRQAYLERHRYN, encoded by the coding sequence ATGAGGGAGAAGATTTTAGATGTAGCGATTGAGCAGTTTAGCAGGTATGGTGTTCGCACTGTAACCATGGAGAATATTGCTCGGCTATCTGGAGTTTCTAAAAAGACAATTTACCAGGAGTTTAAGGATAAGCGCGAGCTGGTAAAGAAGGCTTTTGGGATGATTTTAAGTCAAGATCAGGAGAAGTTGACTGGAATTCTAAGTGAAGACGATGGAGTAATTGAACATTTAATTTGTACTTCCAAAACCATTCGTGAGCGATTGGAAAATATGAACCCGATGGCGGTATTGGAGGTGCAAAGGTACTTTCCAGATGCCTGGGAAATGTTTGAGTGTTTTCGGGATGAAATAATCGTGACAGACATCGTCAAAGTCTTAGAAAGAGGTAAAAAATTGGGTTACTTTCGCGAAGAAATTAACTCCGAAATTTTGGCCAAAATGCGTGTGAATCAGATCAGTGCAGCTTTTGACCCGACGTACTTCAATACCAGCTCTCATAGTTTATTGGATCTACAGGTAGAGATGATGAATCATTTTCTGCACGGGATTTTCACAGAGAAAGGAAGACAGGCATATTTAGAAAGACATCGATATAATTAA